A genomic stretch from Hemicordylus capensis ecotype Gifberg chromosome 5, rHemCap1.1.pri, whole genome shotgun sequence includes:
- the IMMP2L gene encoding mitochondrial inner membrane protease subunit 2 isoform X11: MRDGKRIMAQTQGFGRKYVKAFLKGFLVAVPVTVTFLDRVACIARVEGASMQPSLNPGGRQVSDVVLLNHWSIRNYEVQRGDIVSLVM, translated from the exons ATTATGGCACAGACACAAGGCTTTGGGAGAAAGTACGTTAAAGCCTTTCTGAAAGGTTTCCTTGTTGCTGTTCCCGTGACAGTAACGTTCCTCGATAGAGTGGCTTGCATAGCACGAGTAGAAGGTGCTTCAATGCAG CCTTCTTTGAATCCAGGAGGAAGACAGGTATCCGATGTAGTGCTTTTAAACCATTGGAGTATTAGAAACTACGAAGTGCAGCGTGGAGACATAGTTTCGCTCGT